A single window of Kwoniella bestiolae CBS 10118 chromosome 4, complete sequence DNA harbors:
- a CDS encoding lipoyl synthase, mitochondrial, whose amino-acid sequence MLRLTTSASTSASRIIAGPSVRRCLATAVPTNPASPSTDTTAAPPRRKRFEKLDDGLTFDDFVSGQELPDANERVVLGNTTQPRLPSFLKHPIPTGASYSNIKKELRGLGLHTVCEEAKCPNIGECWGGGKGNATATIMLMGDQCTRGCRFCSVKTARAPPPLDVHEPENTAEAISRWGLGYIVLTSVDRDDLVDGGAAHIASTISKIKQKAPKILVEALTPDFANKGVDTIHTVASSGLDVFAHNVETVERCTPFVRDRRAGFNQSLRVLEEAKMGAKNAGKEILTKSSIMLGVGEREDEIHETLRRLRQSDVDVVTFGQYMRPTKKHMKVDRYVQPEEFAKWKEVAEGMGFLYVASGPLVRSSYKAGEFFIENVLKKRRAAAAEQAAANLSTQSPESTSTASVASA is encoded by the exons ATGTTACGACTTaccacatcagcatcaacctcAGCAAGCAGGATCATCGCCGGACCATCCGTTCGTCGGTGCCTCGCCACTGCCGTCCCCACTAATcctgcttctccatcaaccGATACTACCGCCGCTCCCCCTCGACGTAAACGATTCgagaagctggatgatgGACTCACATTCGATGATTTTGTATCAGGACAGGAGCTACCTGATGCGAATGAACGAGTAGTATTGGGTAATACAACACA ACCGCGATTACCTTCATTTCTCAAACACCCTATACCTACTGGCGCATCATATAGTAATATCAAGAAGGAGCTGAGAGGGTTAGGTCTCCACACCGTATGTGAAGAGGCGAAATGCCCTAATATTGGAGAGTGTTGGGGTGGGGGAAAAGGGAATGCTACAGCGACCATCATG CTCATGGGTGATCAATGTACGCGAGGATGTCGATTCTGCTCAGTCAAGACTGCTCGAGCTCCACCACCTTTGGACGTACATGAGCCTGAGAACACTGCCGAGGCAATTAGCAGATGGGGATTGGGATATATCGTATTGACTAGTGTTGATAGAGATG ATCTCGTCGATGGAGGTGCAGCTCACATAGCATCGACGATATCGAAGATCAAGCAGAAAGCGCCTAAAATCCTCGTCGAAGCATTAACACCTGATTTCGCAAACAAGGGAGTCGACACTATACACACCGTCGCTTCTTCCGGATTAGACGTTTTCGCCCACAATGTCGAAACCGTGGAGAGATGTACACCGTTTGTGAGAGATAGGAGAGCAGGGTTCAACCAGAGTTTAAGAGTATTGGAGGAAGCAAAGATGGGTGCTAAGAATGCTGGCAAGGAGATCTTGACGAAGAGTAGTATAATGTTGGGTGTCGGGGAGAGGGAAGACGAGATACATGAGACCTTGAGAC GATTGAGACAGTCTGACGTGGATGTCGTGACTTTCGGTCAATACATGAGACCTACCAAGAAGCATATGAAGGTCGATCGATATGTACAACCGGAAGAGTTCGCCAAATGGAAGGAAGTGGCAGAGGGTATGGGTTTCTTATACGTCGCTTCGGGACCTTTGGTCAGATCAAGTTACAAG GCTGGAGAATTCTTCATCGAGAATGTATTGAAGAAGCGACGAGCAGCAGCCGCTGAACAGGCAGCAGCGAACCTTTCCACTCAATCACCGGAGTCAACTTCAACCGCTTCGGTAGCTAGTGCTTGA